Proteins encoded within one genomic window of Komagataella phaffii GS115 chromosome 3, complete sequence:
- a CDS encoding Epsilon-COP subunit of the coatomer: protein MDSFSDSGELYQIRQQFFTGQYVNVIESDLLSFSETNREKALEYIVRAYIGLGKYQKARDLSLDSESSQLFQDFVDFLELGADSENAGIEAVIQSPPHSELSLVLGGIYLAKLGRVEESLALLHLHQNSLECVSLIVQLYLITNRVKKAQQELEISSRWAQDSIVHNLAESWVNLTLGGSLYQSSFYFFEEISQQHTSIETLLGLLVVSLQLHHVEESADIVTQLYEVAQLHGIQLDPSVYANEITIGILKGDTSKQEELREKIKQSNPNHPYLLDYEARVEQFDAIVARYHE from the exons ATGGATTCATTCTCTGACAGCGGTG AGCTCTATCAAATTAGACAGCAGTTTTTCACTGGTCAATACGTCAATGTCATCGAATCAGACTTGTTATCCTTTTCGGAGACAAACAGAGAGAAAGCTCTAGAGTACATTGTAAGAGCTTACATCGGACTTGGGAAATACCAGAAAGCCCGTGATTTGTCACTGGATTCGGAATCCtctcaactttttcaagacttTGTTGACTTTCTGGAATTAGGTGCTGATTCTGAGAACGCTGGGATAGAAGCTGTTATACAAAGCCCTCCACATTCAGAGCTGAGTCTGGTTCTTGGAGGAATATATCTGGCTAAGTTGGGGCGTGTTGAGGAAAGTCTGGCACTGCTTCACTTGCATCAAAATTCGTTAGAGTGTGTTTCCCTAATAGTCCAGTTATACTTGATTACCAATCGGGTTAAAAAGGCTCAAcaagaactggaaatcTCATCGAGATGGGCTCAAGATAGCATTGTACACAATTTGGCAGAAAGTTGGGTCAACCTCACACTTGGGGGATCTCTATACCAGTCCAGCttttacttttttgaagagatctCTCAACAACACACGTCTATTGAAACTTTACTAGGACTGTTGGTTGTTAGTTTACAATTACACcatgttgaagaatctgCCGATATCGTTACCCAATTGTATGAAGTGGCCCAGTTACACGGAATACAACTGGATCCAAGCGTGTACGCCAATGAAATTACGATAGGAATCCTCAAGGGAGATACTTCGaagcaagaagaattgagaGAAAAGATTAAGCAATCCAACCCCAACCACCCATATCTCTTAGATTATGAGGCTAGGGTTGAACAATTTGATGCTATTGTGGCCAGATATCATGAATAG